DNA sequence from the Gloeocapsa sp. DLM2.Bin57 genome:
CGCTTCTTCATAGTCTTTTAGCTGCTGATTGTAGGTCATTTTTTGGGTTAATACCCGTCGTAAATAGCTTAAAGTCCAAACAATTATACCCATTACGAGCAGAAATTGTGTCCAGATTCCCGCGTTAATCCCATTAATACCGAAAAGTTGCAATAAAAGGTAGAGTAAACCTCCACCTAGGAAAACAGCTAACCCAATCAAGATAATGTCAATTCGACGCATAATCGCAGTTAGGCTTTGTTAAGTTGGCGTTTTTGAGGACGGAAGTTTAAAAAGGGACTCAGTAACAACATTCCGGGAAAAGCAAAGAATACTAGAAAATACATAAATACTCTTTCGATAGAGCTAGCGACATACCAACGTTGGTTGAGGTAAAAGTAAACTAAACCAGGAATGATTAATAAATACAGTCCACTCAGACTTAGATATAGTGCAGCTACTAAGATAGTGTCTTGATTAAGCATAATTTATGTTAGTCT
Encoded proteins:
- a CDS encoding DUF3007 family protein; protein product: MRRIDIILIGLAVFLGGGLLYLLLQLFGINGINAGIWTQFLLVMGIIVWTLSYLRRVLTQKMTYNQQLKDYEEAVMRKRLEEMTPEELAKLQAEIAEEDNINQI
- a CDS encoding NAD(P)H-quinone oxidoreductase subunit L is translated as MLNQDTILVAALYLSLSGLYLLIIPGLVYFYLNQRWYVASSIERVFMYFLVFFAFPGMLLLSPFLNFRPQKRQLNKA